A stretch of DNA from Candidatus Abyssobacteria bacterium SURF_5:
CCGTTAACTCTTCGAGCTGCTCATCCGTCAGCTCGCCTCGCGTGTACCGCTCGCCGATTGCATCCATCGCGGCCTCTCCCCAGCGCAGGCGGAAGCGCGGCCAGTAGCCCGGAAACATGGGCCCGCCGGCAACCAGGATCGCAGGGATATCGAGCCGCGCCGCCGCCATGAGCAGCGCGGGTATGATTTTGTCGCACGAGCCGATGAGGACCATCGCGTCGTACAGGTGAGCCTGCACCGTCAACTCGATTGAGTCCGCAATGACCTCGCGGCTTGGCAGCACGTACCGCATGCCTCCGTGGCCGACCGTGAGGCCGTCGCAGATACTGATCGTGTTGAATTCCGCAGGCATTCCCCCGGCCATCAGCACGCCTTCCTTCACTTTCGCAGAAAGACGGTTCAGATGCGCATGGCCGGCATGAAGCTCGTTCCAGGTATTGACAACGGCCACGAGCGGGCGCTCGATTTGCTGTTTTGTCATTCCGAGCGAGTACAGAAGCGCCCTGTGTCCTCGAGCGGATGGGTCGGACCCGGCGAATATCTGACTGCGATTTTTCTGTTGACTCATGATGCCTTCCTCACTTTGATGATTCTGTTCATAGTTTGCCAGCGATGATTAACTGCAGCCCGGGATTTGCAAAAATAAAGAGTAATCACGTTGTCATTGAAGTCTTGCGGCCGTCATGGGTTTTCCGGCCTCGCTTTGTCAAAAGCCAAAATGTGAGCGCGCGAGCGTTTCGCCCGCATACCGAACAGAAACCTCACCACATTGATTCTTCTAACGAGCAGGTCGCATGCGAGCAACGTGACGACGAGCGAGAGCATCGTAATGATGAAATACCCGGACATCATGCCTGTTTGCCACCTGACGACGTAGTAGCCGACCATCACGATGACGGTTTGATGCAGGATATAGACAGGCAGAGCGGCCTCATTGGCATATGTGAGAATTCGGTTGGTAAATCCCAGGTATCGGCGACCAAAACTGAGAACGGCGACGACCCAAAGCCACGCGTCCAAACCGCGAAGGGCCATCAGACTCATGTAGTCCGGATTATAGCCGCGCGACGGCAGATGGCCCAGCGCAAGCCTGAGCGGGTATATGCTGAAAATCGCGGCGGCAAGCAACAGCGCAAGCTTTCCGTCTCGCTCGACCGCCTGCCAGAAGCGCTCATCCGAACATAACAGATATCCATAAATGAAGAACAGGATGAAGAACAGAAAATTGGACCAGTCGTTGTACAGGTTCTGCATCCCGGGCCAATTGGCTCTCAACAGAGCTTCTCCGGCCATGAGAGGGAGGCCAAACAGGAATATGCCGCCCCGCTTTTCCGCCACAGATGCCAGTTTTTCTACGAGCCCTCGCCCGTACGTTTTCTCAATGCTCCGGAAAAGGGGAAGCGCAACGAGAGAAAACGTGAACAGGTATGCGAGAAACCACAGATGCCCCCATTCCCAATTCCCGCTCGGGGCGATCCCGTTAAAGAATGTTGGAAAAAACTGGAGGTAAGAATCCTCGAAAACGTCCAGCGGCGGATGATTGTAAGTCTGCCCGCTCAGGCGCATGTAGTATACTTGCGGCGGAACAATAAAGCACGCCCCGAAGAGCAGTGGAATGAACAAGCGCTTGAAGCGCTCGCTCGCATATCCGCGCCCGCCCCGCGAGCGCAAGGCAAACCATGTTCCCACGCCGGAGAGAAAGAAGAAGAGCGGCATGTGCCAGAGATAGATGAAGTTGATAAAGACAGTGAAGCCCTCGGAGACCGCCGTGTTCTTCACATAAAAATCGTCGGTATCAAAAATCCTCGCGGTGTGAAAGAAGAACAACAGCAGCACGGCCAGGATCCGCAGCCAGTCGATATCATGTCGTCTTTGCGAATTGTGAGCGTCCATAAATCCCCCCCAAGATTTACAAAAAATTCAAGAGCCGACGCTTATCAGCCCTGAGGTAACAATTGAAACCAGGTCCGGCAGCGCCTCCTCCTTCGTGAAGATCTGATGCGGAGGAGCGGGCTGTTTAAAACCGAACCACGCCAGCGATTCAAGCAGAAACCGCGCCGTCGCCCGCACCGAATGCAGCGGTTTAAACACGCCCTGCCGCATCCTTATTCGAAGATATTCCTCGATCTGGCGCAACACCTGTCCGCGCGCATACTTGTCGTACACCTCCGCAAGCTCGGGAAATTCAAAAAAAGATTTCTCCAGGATGATGATTTGAACCCGATTCCTCTCGTTGATTTCCCACATCTCCAGCAGGATTTCTGAAAGCTCTTGCTCGACGTTGCCTGAAGGCTTTCGCGCGAGATAATGAGCCAGTCTGTGCAGCTTCGTATCCTCCTTCAGCCTCTTCTTCAGCATGTGAAGGAACTCGGGCTCGCTCTTCGAGTGTGAGGCGCCAGGCGGCGGAAAAGTCTGGGTTCTGCCGTTTTCGAAATTCTCGAGAACGTACTGGAACAGATGGATTTTGCTCTTGAAATAATAATAAAGAGTCGCCTTCGAGACGCCCGCCTCATGAGCGATCTCGTCCATCTGCGTGAGCCGGTACCCTTTCCGGCTGAAAACGGAAACGGCGGCCGCAGCGATATCGGGGATTCGGTTTTCCGGCATGATTCGGGGCGACATTTTTCTCTCCTCGACTTTAAATAACTGACTCAGTTAGTTAGTTATTATATCCGCTGAATCGAAGGCTGTCAAGCGGGGGAAAAGAAAAAGGTGGGAGGCGGCGGATAATGAGATGAAAAAAAGGCGCCGCCTGCGGAGGCGGCGCCTGTATTTTGTTATGTGCTACTTATCTTCCTCGGTGGCGTCGCCGGTCTGGGCCGGTGCCTGTTCCGCGGCCTCGCTGGGGCTTTCCGAAACGGCTGCGGCTGGCGGAGAATAAACCGCTTGCTGGCGTCTGATGGCGGCAAGGCGCTCTTCTTCTTCGCGCTCCAGCCGGCGCCTGCGCACGATAAAGAAAATGATTAGACCTGCGGCAAGGATGACGATAATGACAAAAACTGTAGTGGCTCCGGCGGCCGTCGAAGTCGCCTCCGGCTGTTCGGCGTCTGTAGCGTAAAGCTGGTTAAGGACACCGGCGGATGTTTTAATAGCCGAAATATTTTGATCGAGCACGCCGGTTTGATCTCTGAGGGTCTGGGCCTGTTCCTGGAGGGTAATAGCCCGCTTCTGCAGTTCGTCGGCCTGCGCAAATAGAAGTTCGGCCGCCTGTTGCAGGCTCTGAGCCTCGCGGGCAAGCGCCTCGGCCGAGCTTGCAAGGGCCGCGGGTTCGTTCTGCAGTTCAGTCGATCCCTGGACGATCCGCTTCACCGCATTCTGGGTGGTCAGTTCCTTCTGTTCTCCAATTGATCCTTCCTGGGCGCACGCCGATATCCCTAAAAGGAATATCAGGATCGGCGCGATGAACAGCGCATGTCTCTTCAGCATTTTCTTATTTCCTCTCCTTCAAAATAACTTCATTTATTTATCCTGGCCAGGATAACAGAAAACATATAAAACGTGCGACATCGGGCACGTATAGTGGCAATTTTTGGTCACAGAAGCCGCTAAAAACTTTATCAAAATCCGCGAGAATTGTCAATGAATCGGTGCGTTTTTCACATCTTCCTTTGGCCATTTTGATTTCCCTCGCTCCCTCTGTTACAATTCATGCGCCCCACCGCCGAATGTGCGGAGAGCATGATTTCATCTGGCAATGTCACATCTCGGTACCGGGCGCGGTTACCGTCTTTGGGGCCGGTTACCGCTCGTGATGGTTCGTTCGTAACGACGAGAACAAGGAGACGCTCGATGAAAACGCTTCAATTCGAAAAGGATGCCCACATCGGTATACTCACCTTGAACCGGCCGCACCGGCTGAATGCGCTCTCGCACACGCTCGTAAGGGAACTGCATCAGCTTTTCAATCAACTCGACGAAGATCTCGATACCCGCATCCTTATAGTGACGGGGGCCGGGCGCGCCTTCTGCGCCGGCGCGGACTTGAAGGGCGGCGAGGGAGAGGGCGCGTGGGATGAGAAGCTCGGCCCGATACAGTCGCAGTATCGCCTCCAGGAAGGTTACGCGAACCTGGTGATCAGGATGCGGCAGATACCACAGCCGATCATTGCCGCGGTCAACGGAGCGGCGTCGGGCGGAGGTTTGTGCCTGGCGCTTGCGGCGGATGTACGATATGCCTCCGAATCAGCGCGCTTTAACTGCGCCTTTGTCAAGCTCGGGCTGTCGGGCTGCGAGATGGGATCGTCCTATTTTCTGCCGCGAATCGTCGGCGCCTCGAACGCGGCCGAGCTCATGTACACGGGCCGGCTGATCGATGCCCGCACGGCGCTCGAGATCGGCCTCGTATCGAAAGTGGTTGCGGATGGCCAGGTGGTCGGCG
This window harbors:
- a CDS encoding acyltransferase, which codes for MDAHNSQRRHDIDWLRILAVLLLFFFHTARIFDTDDFYVKNTAVSEGFTVFINFIYLWHMPLFFFLSGVGTWFALRSRGGRGYASERFKRLFIPLLFGACFIVPPQVYYMRLSGQTYNHPPLDVFEDSYLQFFPTFFNGIAPSGNWEWGHLWFLAYLFTFSLVALPLFRSIEKTYGRGLVEKLASVAEKRGGIFLFGLPLMAGEALLRANWPGMQNLYNDWSNFLFFILFFIYGYLLCSDERFWQAVERDGKLALLLAAAIFSIYPLRLALGHLPSRGYNPDYMSLMALRGLDAWLWVVAVLSFGRRYLGFTNRILTYANEAALPVYILHQTVIVMVGYYVVRWQTGMMSGYFIITMLSLVVTLLACDLLVRRINVVRFLFGMRAKRSRAHILAFDKARPENP
- a CDS encoding TetR/AcrR family transcriptional regulator, with the protein product MSPRIMPENRIPDIAAAAVSVFSRKGYRLTQMDEIAHEAGVSKATLYYYFKSKIHLFQYVLENFENGRTQTFPPPGASHSKSEPEFLHMLKKRLKEDTKLHRLAHYLARKPSGNVEQELSEILLEMWEINERNRVQIIILEKSFFEFPELAEVYDKYARGQVLRQIEEYLRIRMRQGVFKPLHSVRATARFLLESLAWFGFKQPAPPHQIFTKEEALPDLVSIVTSGLISVGS
- a CDS encoding enoyl-CoA hydratase/isomerase family protein, translating into MKTLQFEKDAHIGILTLNRPHRLNALSHTLVRELHQLFNQLDEDLDTRILIVTGAGRAFCAGADLKGGEGEGAWDEKLGPIQSQYRLQEGYANLVIRMRQIPQPIIAAVNGAASGGGLCLALAADVRYASESARFNCAFVKLGLSGCEMGSSYFLPRIVGASNAAELMYTGRLIDARTALEIGLVSKVVADGQVVGAAKELANEMLANAPLALRMTKEVYNFGLCAPSLENQIHMENRTQTINFFTNDFREGAFSFLEKRPAKYGDQ